In a genomic window of Punica granatum isolate Tunisia-2019 chromosome 6, ASM765513v2, whole genome shotgun sequence:
- the LOC116212292 gene encoding eukaryotic peptide chain release factor subunit 1-1-like, with protein MFDAHENHWNIEIWKIKKLIKDLDAAQGNGTSIISLIIPPGDQISRVTKMLQDEYETATKSQSPANLLGAITSTQQRLELYGEVPHNGLVLNAGTVLTEDGIEKNVNIDFEPFKPINASLFLRDSKFHTKALFELLSSDHKFGFIIMDGNGTTLFRTLSGNSPKVLHKFSVEDPSRKRDREGQSALPFAGLGLEKCNNYFRKTAELATQFFIDPSTGQPEVTGLFLLGAAGFKVGLSDICMFDPRLGAKILDIYRTRSGEEYAFDVAIRLSLETINIVNTIPERKLLGKYSEEIRQDPRRCVSEVDKTLEALEMGAIEILIVLDFLAIDRYPDLKNTSTGEVLVKYLNRYEERDKDNLCDSATSGGLVVQEKMSLVDWLANEHERFGRVLRFVIDTIGPGFLFGEAVRGIAGLLRYQLEVTTIESDDSDALPINKASIEESLNLYFVVSSNLKKDYY; from the exons ATGTTTGATGCCCACGAGAACCATTGGAACATCGAGATATGGAAGATCAAGAAGCTGATCAAGGACCTTGACGCTGCCCAAGGGAACGGGACCAGCATAATCTCGCTTATTATTCCTCCCGGGGACCAGATCTCCCGTGTCACGAAGATGCTCCAAGATGAGTACGAGACAGCCACGAAGAGCCAGAGTCCAGCGAATCTTCTCGGAGCCATAACTTCCACCCAACAGAGGCTCGAGCTTTACGGCGAGGTTCCCCACAATGGCCTCGTCCTCAATGCTGGAACGGTTCTGACCGAGGATGGGATAGAGAAGAACGTGAACATTGATTTTGAGCCCTTTAAGCCCATCAATGCATCGCTGTTTCTGCGTGATAGCAAGTTCCACACCAAGGCCCTGTTTGAATTGCTGTCGTCTGACCATAAGTTTGGGTTCATTATAATGGATGGGAACGGTACTACTCTCTTCAGGACCCTGAGTGGCAACTCCCCGAAAGTGCTTCACAAGTTCAGCGTGGAAGATCCCTCAAGGAAGCGCGACCGAGAAGGGCAGTCCGCCCTCCCATTCGCGGGTTTGGGATTGGAAAAATGCAACAATTATTTCCGTAAAACAGCTGAGCTGGCGACGCAGTTTTTCATCGACCCCTCAACTGGCCAGCCTGAGGTGACAGGCCTGTTCCTTCTGGGGGCCGCTGGCTTCAAGGTTGGGCTGAGTGACATATGCATGTTCGACCCTCGCCTAGGAGCAAAGATCCTTGATATTTATCGTACCAGATCTGGAGAGGAGTACGCGTTCGATGTGGCCATTCGCCTTTCTTTAGAGACCATTAACATTGTGAACACCATACCCGAGAGAAAGTTATTGGGGAAGTACTCTGAGGAGATACGTCAAGATCCGCGAAGATGTGTTTCCGAGGTGGACAAAACACTCGAAGCTCTTGAGATGGGTGCCATCGAGATACTCATTGTCTTGGATTTCCTTGCCATCGACCGCTACCCTGACTTGAAGAACACCTCAACAGGTGAGGTTCTGGTCAAATACCTGAACCGGTACGAGGAGCGCGACAAGGACAACCTTTGTGATTCAGCCACCTCAGGGGGGCTGGTGGTTCAGGAGAAGATGTCCTTGGTGGATTGGCTTGCAAATGAGCATGAGAGGTTTGGGCGTGTACTCAGGTTTGTGATCGACACAATTGGTCCAGGATTTCTGTTTGGGGAAGCAGTTCGGGGTATTGCGGGTCTCCTCCGCTACCAACTCGAGG ttaccACTATAGAAAGTGACGATTCTGATGCTCTTCCTATAAATAAAGCATCGATTGAAGAAAGTTTGAACTTATATTTCGTTGTTTCATCAAATCTTAAAAAGGATTATTATTGA
- the LOC116211636 gene encoding uncharacterized protein LOC116211636: MLLVALVPFSLASPSTVPTFLWSPHYNKWSCRICGLSDHITRGSSKGFTISSQGGWSHLLCLAEKHQRHADLALVFVGRKRQSSDISSNRCGEPARMK, encoded by the exons ATGTTACTAGTAGCTCTGGTTCCTTTTAGCTTGGCCTCGCCATCCACAGTTCCCACATTCCTTTGGTCGCCTCACTACAACAA ATGGAGTTGCAGAATCTGTGGACTATCAGACCATATCACCCGGGGATCTAGCAAAGGTTTTACTATCTCAAGTCAAGGAGGCTGGTCACACTTGCTG TGCTTGGCAGAGAAACATCAGCGACATGCAGATCTGGCTCTCGTTTTTGTTGGTAGAAAG CGGCAATCTTCGGATATTTCCAGCAATAGATGTGGAGAACCTGCTCGCATGAAGTGA